A window of Halococcus agarilyticus contains these coding sequences:
- a CDS encoding DUF5812 family protein, with translation MAKQGTFLVTHADDDSAVLKDTADGQVHTLATNPTLDADSDLAGDGSEGGGALSPDDAIEATIAPEPPLDVAWELREIRDRRSLTTERSSEPPTTQEREIAAGQNEGDLTRRERAGIGEIHVLTVPPKEVEDAIADVLDDEATLVRAADLGVERVEVRADTEDGVVSVRYMP, from the coding sequence ATGGCAAAGCAGGGAACCTTTCTCGTCACGCACGCCGACGACGATTCCGCGGTGCTGAAAGACACCGCGGACGGTCAGGTCCACACGCTCGCCACGAACCCCACACTCGACGCGGACTCGGACCTCGCCGGCGACGGATCGGAAGGAGGGGGCGCACTGTCGCCAGACGACGCGATCGAGGCGACCATCGCGCCCGAACCGCCACTCGACGTGGCGTGGGAACTCCGCGAGATCCGGGACCGTCGATCGCTGACCACGGAGCGGAGTTCGGAGCCACCCACGACACAGGAACGCGAGATCGCGGCCGGCCAAAACGAGGGTGATCTCACCCGGCGGGAACGGGCCGGCATCGGTGAAATCCACGTGCTCACCGTACCACCGAAGGAGGTCGAGGACGCGATCGCGGACGTACTCGACGACGAGGCGACCCTGGTGCGTGCGGCCGACCTCGGCGTCGAGCGCGTCGAAGTCCGCGCCGACACCGAGGACGGCGTGGTGAGCGTTCGCTACATGCCCTAG
- a CDS encoding CPBP family intramembrane glutamic endopeptidase: MASDHRESAGVDGQSALLDLLSAIAVIALAVLLGSVAASLAATVLVEMGIAGFDTTLNYVARSIAQFVGFGIAVAAYLSLADAWSVLRARSLDLRSAAWIAGGVVTLLVVSTGVRAILSQFGIVPATNQVIAMGRENPALFLYMIPVTLLFVAPFEELVFRGAAQGLLRRAFGPALAIAIASALFGAVHLIALIGGGTGQLAYVVVAALLGVILGGIYERTKNLVVPIVVHGLYNTTLFAIQWVDATGSATALL; the protein is encoded by the coding sequence ATGGCGTCGGATCACCGCGAATCTGCGGGCGTCGACGGACAAAGCGCGCTCCTCGATCTCCTGTCGGCGATCGCAGTCATCGCGCTCGCCGTTCTCCTCGGCAGCGTCGCCGCGTCGCTTGCGGCCACCGTGCTCGTCGAGATGGGGATCGCCGGGTTCGATACTACGCTCAACTACGTCGCCCGCTCGATCGCCCAGTTCGTCGGGTTCGGGATCGCGGTCGCTGCCTACCTCTCGCTCGCCGACGCGTGGTCGGTGTTGCGCGCTCGATCGCTCGATCTCCGGAGCGCCGCCTGGATCGCCGGCGGCGTCGTCACCCTTCTGGTCGTTTCGACCGGTGTCAGAGCCATCCTCTCGCAGTTCGGGATCGTACCCGCCACGAACCAGGTCATCGCGATGGGCCGCGAGAACCCGGCCCTCTTCCTCTACATGATCCCGGTCACGCTGCTGTTCGTCGCGCCCTTCGAGGAACTCGTCTTCCGGGGAGCCGCCCAGGGGTTGCTCCGGCGGGCATTTGGGCCGGCGCTCGCGATCGCGATCGCGAGCGCGCTGTTCGGGGCGGTCCATCTGATCGCGCTCATCGGTGGCGGCACCGGCCAGCTGGCGTACGTCGTCGTCGCGGCGCTGCTCGGCGTGATCCTCGGTGGGATCTACGAACGCACGAAAAACCTCGTCGTGCCGATCGTCGTCCACGGGCTCTACAACACTACCCTGTTCGCGATTCAGTGGGTTGATGCGACCGGGAGCGCGACTGCGCTGCTGTAG
- a CDS encoding NOB1 family endonuclease, translating to MELLDASAFIHEYDADGDIATIPAVEAELDGESAYRFDALEGGGMYIHVPEEAVVERVERTARESGDAAELSTTDVRLLAAAFELDARLVTDDYAMQNVAERLDVRIELIAREGITEERDWDFQCAGCGREFDENKERCPICGSDLARKNPS from the coding sequence ATGGAACTCTTAGACGCCTCGGCGTTCATCCACGAGTACGACGCCGACGGAGACATCGCGACGATCCCCGCGGTCGAGGCCGAGCTCGACGGCGAGAGCGCCTACCGCTTCGACGCGCTCGAAGGCGGCGGAATGTACATCCACGTCCCCGAGGAGGCGGTGGTCGAACGGGTCGAACGCACCGCCCGCGAGAGCGGCGACGCGGCGGAGCTCTCGACCACCGACGTCCGGCTCCTCGCGGCGGCGTTCGAGCTCGACGCCCGACTCGTCACCGACGACTACGCGATGCAGAACGTCGCCGAGCGCCTCGACGTGCGAATCGAACTCATCGCGCGCGAGGGGATCACCGAGGAGCGCGACTGGGACTTCCAGTGTGCGGGCTGTGGCCGCGAGTTCGACGAGAACAAGGAGCGCTGCCCGATCTGCGGCAGCGATCTCGCACGGAAGAACCCCTCGTAG
- a CDS encoding PRC-barrel domain-containing protein, whose protein sequence is MPDVLARNLLDKAVMGSDGTELGTLSTMTVDTETGRLHDLVITPRNDTDAQIDLDRDDEGRYTVPIGSVQAVKDHIVVGR, encoded by the coding sequence ATGCCGGACGTACTCGCGCGGAACCTGCTCGACAAGGCCGTGATGGGCTCGGACGGAACCGAGCTCGGCACGCTCTCGACGATGACGGTCGACACCGAGACCGGGCGGCTGCACGATCTCGTGATCACCCCCAGAAACGACACCGACGCACAGATCGATCTCGACCGCGACGACGAGGGGCGATACACGGTCCCGATCGGCAGCGTCCAGGCGGTCAAAGACCACATCGTCGTCGGTCGGTGA
- the infB gene encoding translation initiation factor IF-2: protein MSETHTDADAADATGETLRTPIVAVLGHVDHGKTSLLDRIRGSTVIDGEAGAITQHIGATAVPLETVSEIAGSLVDPTDFDLPGLLFIDTPGHHSFSTLRSRGGALADIAILVIDVNDGFQPQTIEAIDILQRTETPFVVAANKVDTTPGWNPQENTPIQQSYDAQSDRARSTLDENLYDLIGDLSDHDFSADMYWRVQNFANNVGVVPVSAETGEGVPDLLTVLMGLSQRYLKDAMAIDVDGPGAGTVLEVKEQKGFGTAIDVVLYDGTVKADDTIVVGGTGDPIVTDVRALLQPRPLAEIRTEKRFEEVESVTAAAGLKIAAPDLDSAMAGAPVRVLRNQQREAVTEEVEAELAALGVTTEEQGVVVKADTLGSLEAVADALDEAEIPIVRAEVGDVAPRDVTVASTADEERHETVMAFGVDVLDDAAERAENEGVRLFESDVIYRLVEEYEEFIAERERAQQDAILDNIARPARFRLLPDHTFRQNDPAVVGVEVMTGTLKQNSRVVNFEGNQPERLGQVKGIQEQGEDVDQARAGERVSVAIDGPTVGRQIEEGDELWSEIPEKHAKVLEQELTDDIPADELEALHVYLDKHRQRDPFWGK, encoded by the coding sequence ATGTCTGAGACACACACGGACGCCGACGCGGCCGACGCCACTGGTGAGACGCTTCGAACACCGATCGTGGCCGTGCTCGGCCACGTCGATCACGGCAAGACCAGCCTGCTCGATCGGATCCGGGGATCGACGGTGATCGACGGCGAGGCGGGCGCGATCACCCAGCATATCGGCGCGACTGCCGTCCCCCTCGAAACGGTCTCCGAGATCGCGGGCTCGCTGGTCGACCCGACCGATTTCGACCTTCCCGGCCTGCTCTTTATCGACACGCCGGGCCACCACTCCTTCTCGACGCTGCGCTCCCGCGGGGGCGCGCTCGCCGACATCGCGATCCTCGTGATCGACGTCAACGACGGGTTCCAGCCCCAGACCATCGAGGCGATCGACATCCTCCAGCGGACCGAGACGCCGTTCGTCGTGGCGGCGAACAAAGTCGACACGACGCCGGGCTGGAATCCACAGGAGAACACCCCGATCCAGCAGAGCTACGACGCCCAGTCCGACCGCGCGCGCTCGACGCTCGACGAAAACCTCTACGACCTCATCGGCGATCTCTCGGATCACGACTTCTCGGCGGACATGTACTGGCGGGTCCAGAACTTCGCCAACAACGTCGGCGTCGTCCCGGTCAGCGCCGAGACTGGTGAGGGCGTTCCCGACCTCTTGACTGTCCTCATGGGCCTCTCCCAGCGCTACCTCAAGGACGCGATGGCGATCGATGTCGACGGTCCCGGTGCGGGAACGGTCCTCGAAGTCAAGGAGCAGAAGGGGTTCGGGACGGCGATCGACGTGGTGCTCTACGACGGGACCGTAAAGGCGGACGACACGATCGTGGTCGGCGGGACGGGCGATCCGATCGTAACCGACGTGCGCGCGCTGCTCCAGCCGCGGCCGCTCGCCGAGATCCGTACCGAAAAGCGGTTCGAGGAGGTCGAGTCGGTGACCGCGGCAGCGGGGCTGAAGATCGCCGCGCCCGACCTCGACAGTGCGATGGCGGGCGCACCAGTCCGGGTGCTCAGAAACCAGCAGCGCGAGGCGGTCACCGAGGAGGTCGAGGCCGAGCTCGCCGCGCTCGGCGTCACCACCGAGGAGCAGGGTGTCGTGGTCAAGGCCGACACATTGGGGAGTCTGGAAGCGGTCGCAGACGCGCTCGACGAGGCCGAGATCCCGATCGTGCGCGCCGAGGTCGGCGACGTCGCGCCGCGCGACGTCACGGTGGCGAGCACCGCCGACGAGGAGCGCCACGAGACCGTGATGGCGTTCGGGGTCGACGTGCTCGACGACGCCGCCGAGCGAGCCGAAAACGAGGGCGTCAGGCTCTTCGAGAGCGACGTGATCTACCGCCTCGTCGAGGAGTACGAGGAGTTCATCGCAGAGCGCGAGCGCGCCCAGCAGGACGCGATCCTCGACAACATCGCCCGACCCGCGAGATTCCGGCTCCTCCCGGATCACACCTTCCGCCAGAACGATCCCGCCGTGGTCGGCGTCGAAGTCATGACGGGCACGCTGAAGCAGAACTCGCGGGTGGTGAACTTCGAGGGCAACCAGCCCGAGCGCCTCGGTCAGGTCAAGGGGATTCAGGAGCAGGGTGAGGACGTCGACCAGGCCCGCGCGGGCGAGCGCGTCAGCGTCGCCATCGACGGTCCCACGGTCGGTCGCCAGATCGAAGAGGGCGACGAGCTGTGGTCGGAGATTCCCGAAAAACACGCGAAAGTGCTGGAACAGGAACTCACCGACGACATTCCGGCCGACGAACTCGAAGCGCTCCACGTCTATCTCGACAAACACCGCCAACGCGACCCCTTCTGGGGGAAGTAG
- a CDS encoding inorganic phosphate transporter produces MANQLLLVGIALVAALFMSWTIGANSNSPPLAPAVGADSLPVMRAALLVGLFASLGAVVQGGSISETVGRNLIHGTRITPLAAAALLTAATFISLGVFRGYPIPSAFTVTGSVVGVGLALGGSLATAEYAKILGFWAAIVVVEGVLGFVIATVLRYERVPESASIPFVAGFVGFAIANIRLSVIPTGGAGEQGTLARYLAATAGLTTPVSLGSYTLTMGGVSLLFGVVAFVLVRRSLRRSLESGMQRFLIVLGLLVTFTSGGTQVGLATGPLETVFSGNLGFPTVYLLLLGGAGILVGAWTGAPRLVQAVSTEYATLGPRRSIAALVPAFLMAQLAIVFGIPISFNKVMISSIIGAGLAARPGSGDFSPRKTGYTVVSWVGSMLGAGAVSFALYRVLSTIPGLS; encoded by the coding sequence ATGGCCAACCAACTGCTGCTCGTCGGGATTGCGCTCGTTGCGGCGCTGTTCATGTCGTGGACCATCGGGGCGAACAGCAACTCGCCACCGCTCGCACCCGCTGTTGGGGCCGATTCGCTGCCAGTCATGCGGGCGGCGCTGCTCGTGGGTCTGTTCGCCAGTCTCGGGGCGGTGGTGCAAGGCGGGAGCATCTCGGAGACGGTCGGGCGAAACCTCATTCACGGGACACGGATCACGCCGCTCGCCGCCGCTGCCCTGCTCACTGCGGCGACGTTCATCTCGCTTGGCGTGTTCAGGGGCTACCCGATCCCATCGGCGTTCACGGTCACTGGTTCCGTGGTGGGCGTCGGTCTCGCTCTCGGCGGCAGTCTCGCTACCGCCGAATACGCGAAAATCCTCGGGTTCTGGGCCGCTATCGTCGTCGTGGAGGGGGTGCTCGGATTCGTCATCGCTACCGTCCTGAGATACGAGCGCGTGCCCGAGTCGGCCAGCATCCCCTTCGTCGCCGGCTTCGTCGGCTTTGCCATAGCGAACATCCGACTCTCGGTGATTCCGACGGGCGGTGCCGGCGAGCAGGGGACGCTGGCGCGGTATCTCGCGGCCACCGCGGGACTCACCACGCCGGTCTCGCTTGGATCGTACACCCTCACGATGGGTGGCGTGAGCCTCTTGTTTGGAGTGGTCGCGTTCGTGCTGGTCCGACGGTCGCTCCGGCGATCGCTCGAATCCGGAATGCAACGATTTCTGATTGTCCTCGGCCTCCTCGTGACGTTCACGAGCGGCGGGACGCAGGTCGGTCTCGCTACCGGCCCGCTCGAAACGGTGTTCTCCGGAAACCTCGGGTTCCCGACGGTGTACCTGCTGTTGCTTGGCGGTGCCGGGATTCTCGTCGGCGCGTGGACGGGCGCACCACGGTTGGTTCAGGCCGTCTCCACTGAGTACGCCACGCTCGGCCCGCGCCGCTCGATCGCGGCGCTCGTTCCGGCGTTTCTGATGGCACAACTCGCCATCGTGTTCGGTATCCCCATCTCGTTCAACAAGGTCATGATTTCGAGCATCATCGGGGCCGGACTCGCTGCACGGCCCGGGAGTGGCGACTTTTCGCCACGAAAAACCGGCTATACGGTCGTGAGTTGGGTCGGGTCGATGCTCGGTGCAGGCGCGGTGAGTTTCGCTCTCTATCGAGTGTTATCAACGATTCCCGGACTATCGTGA
- a CDS encoding SdpI family protein: MTESKTTNPNGDTRNRRQAGLDAGTLHKSGIVFVFTVLLALFAVVRLPASVVVLWDASGNSVVTLSTPTAVASVLVVQVILLGVFAIAPRVNRIEKTVASVRDAYQWTAFALVSLVLLVFATIVAWNSGLQFGGGQPLSTRIGALVVAILLYSGSKALPVLEQNRLVGIRSPWTMSDETVWNRTHDHAVPFFKIIAVIAALAAAAPSVIVALVLIVVPFLSVLGYLYYYSYRLYDG; the protein is encoded by the coding sequence GTGACCGAATCAAAGACGACAAATCCGAATGGAGATACACGAAACCGTCGACAGGCCGGTTTGGACGCCGGTACCCTCCACAAATCGGGTATCGTGTTCGTATTCACAGTCCTCTTGGCTCTGTTCGCCGTCGTTCGTCTCCCCGCTTCGGTCGTGGTTCTCTGGGACGCAAGCGGGAATTCGGTAGTCACGCTGTCTACACCGACGGCTGTCGCTTCGGTGCTGGTTGTTCAGGTGATCCTCCTTGGCGTATTCGCCATCGCGCCGCGGGTCAACAGAATCGAGAAAACGGTAGCGTCGGTTCGCGATGCGTATCAGTGGACTGCCTTCGCACTGGTGAGTCTCGTGTTGCTCGTCTTCGCGACGATCGTCGCGTGGAATAGCGGTCTGCAGTTCGGCGGTGGACAGCCTCTCTCGACGCGGATCGGGGCGCTGGTTGTCGCTATCCTGCTGTACAGTGGTTCGAAAGCGTTGCCGGTCCTCGAACAGAACCGGTTGGTCGGAATCCGCTCGCCGTGGACGATGAGCGACGAGACGGTCTGGAACCGGACCCACGATCACGCAGTTCCGTTCTTCAAAATCATTGCCGTCATCGCGGCCCTCGCCGCCGCCGCTCCGTCGGTGATAGTCGCTCTCGTACTCATCGTCGTCCCGTTCCTCTCGGTGCTCGGGTATCTGTACTACTACTCGTATCGTCTC